The Trichoderma atroviride chromosome 5, complete sequence genome contains a region encoding:
- a CDS encoding uncharacterized protein (EggNog:ENOG41~antiSMASH:Cluster_5.8~TransMembrane:2 (i112-134o140-158i)), which translates to MIGRLAQAVRSLDGRDPPPENREELGFPPNSEQAARETANNEKRVTITGTDHNALIPTNDKLLAFRSLTGIDTVPTLSSTGHARRAAPNIGLYARVVQAEQKAAHNYRIFHGLINFCLGAQMIVGAALTAIGAANGSRHAVTGLGAMNTIMAGILTYLKGSGLPDRYKAHESQWREIREYIEQRERELCLLDCTLDVQEEVAIVEEMYNQAKAELEARGFGLRAHFGGGHQSQQRTNDSSIRSVVHRAAVKVAQSTDAPVTPTPPPPASKS; encoded by the coding sequence ATGATTGGAAGGCTTGCTCAGGCGGTCCGCTCTCTCGATGGCAGAGATCCTCCACCAGAAAACAGAGAGGAGCTGGGGTTCCCTCCCAATAGTGAGCAGGCGGCACGAGAGACAGCCAACAACGAGAAGCGAGTTACAATAACGGGAACTGATCATAATGCGCTAATTCCGACAAACGACAAGCTCCTCGCTTTTCGTTCCCTGACAGGCATCGACACTGTCCCTACTTTGTCAAGCACCGGCCATGCTCGACGCGCAGCACCCAACATTGGCCTATATGCCAGAGTCGTGCAGGCAGAGCAGAAGGCGGCTCACAATTATCGCATCTTCCACGGTTTGATCAACTTCTGCCTTGGGGCTCAAATGATCGTCGGCGCGGCGTTGACTGCAATCGGAGCAGCCAACGGCTCCCGTCACGCGGTTACGGGACTGGGTGCTATGAATACAATCATGGCGGGCATATTGACGTATCTAAAGGGCTCTGGTCTTCCTGATCGATACAAAGCTCACGAGAGCCAATGGAGAGAAATTCGCGAGTATATTGAGCAGCGCGAGCGAGAGCTTTGTTTACTAGACTGCACCCTCGATGTCCAAGAAGAGGTTGCCATCGTGGAAGAAATGTATAACCAAGCCAAAGCTGAGCTAGAGGCGAGAGGATTTGGGCTTCGTGCGCATTTTGGAGGCGGCCATCAATCGCAACAAAGGACAAATGATAGTTCGATAAGGTCCGTAGTGCATAGAGCAGCTGTCAAGGTAGCTCAATCTACAGATGCACCAGTCAcaccgacgccgccgccgccagcatcaaAAAGCTGA
- a CDS encoding uncharacterized protein (antiSMASH:Cluster_5.8~SMCOG1092:hypothetical protein), whose product MSSVDAVVIGAGFGGLYNLIKLRELGLSVRAFDKAPEIGGTWYWSQYPGATSDSASEIYRFRFNKDLLQTDVWPDHYVSQQGTLQYLKNIAKLYDLEKDIQLKTKLVSAAFDSASSTWTTTFDNGEVWKSTYLIMAVGIFHTPNYPRITGLEKFKGPVYHTGEWTEQYDLKDKRVGIIGNGSSGAQMLVNIADDVKQAISFQRSAQYVAPHPNKAVTAEYREKINKTYDDVWKLVDNHPTGMPLEHQATSALSVSPEERERIWEEVWDKKSGFSFMYGVFGDIHSSEEANKELCKFFNKKIAQIVEDPEKVKKLTPNELYGKRPVTLSNYYETFNKKNVDIVNYQHTPFVEITENGIRTTEKLHELDVIILATGFEVVDGSYATIDIKGRNETLNQQWARDGVSSYLAIGDTGFPNLFFSVGPQSPLGNMPPIIETQGAFVHGLIAKAEKLKKENGGKPVLIEADAEAKKGWMDLCRQIANGSIFRNVKSYIFGNNGPRGDDNPGIFWLAGYANYRKAVEDATAKDYAGFKFSS is encoded by the exons ATGTCATCTGTTGATGCAGTTGTTATTGGTGCTGGTTTTGGTGGACTTTACAACCTTATCAAGCTTAGAGAGCTTGGACTTTCAGTAAGGGCCTTTGATAAGGCTCCCGAAATCGGCGGTACATGGTACTGGAGTCAATACCCCGGCGCAACTAGCGATTCTGCCAGCGAGATTTATAGATTCCGCTTCAACAAGGATCTATTACAGACAGACGTATGGCCGGACCACTATGTGTCGCAACAAGGAACCCTTCAGTACTTGAAAAACATCGCCAAGCTTTATGACTTGGAAAAAGACATTCAACTCAAGACTAAACTGGTATCGGCTGCCTTCGATTCAGCATCGTCCACTTGGACGACTACATTCGATAATGGCGAAGTTTGGAAATCTACATACTTGATTATGGCCGTAGGAATCTTTCATACACCTAATTACCCCAGGATTACTGGTCTTGAGAAATTCAAGGGTCCAGTGTACCACACAGG TGAATGGACTGAACAGTATGACCTTAAAGACAAGCGAGTCGGTATCATTGGTAATGGGTCTTCTGGTGCACAAATGTTAGTCAACATCGCAGACGATGTAAAGCAGGCAATCTCTTTCCAGCGCTCTGCGCAATACGTTGCTCCGCATCCAAACAAGGCTGTAACGGCCGAGTATAGAGAAAAGATCAACAAAACTTATGACGATGTCTGGAAATTGGTTGATAACCACCCTACTGGAATGCCCTTGGAGCACCAGGCAACCTCAGCCTTGAGCGTCAGTCCAGAAGAACGGGAACGGATCTGGGAAGAGGTTTGGGACAAGAAGAGTGGCTTTAGCTTTATGTACGGAGTCTTTGGCGATATTCACTCCAgcgaagaagcaaacaaaGAACTTTGCAAGTTTTTCAACAAGAAAATTGCTCAAATTGTGGAGGACCCCGAGAAAGTCAAGAAATTAACGCCCAACGAACTCTATGGCAAACGACCTGTTACACTCTCCAACTACTACGAGACATTCAACAAGAAGAATGTCGACATCGTCAACTACCAGCATACGCCTTTTGTTGAAATCACCGAGAACGGTATCCGAACCACCGAAAAGCTGCACGAGCTGGATGTTATTATCCTGGCGACTGGCTTCGAGGTCGTGGATGGCAGTTATGCAACCATCGACATCAAGGGCCGCAACGAAACTTTGAACCAGCAGTGGGCCCGAGACGGCGTATCTTCTTACTTGGCCATTGGCGATACCGGATTTCCCAACCTGTTTTTCAGCGTGGGCCCGCAGTCGCCGCTTGGCAATATGCCGCCAATCATCGAGACACAAGGTGCTTTTGTCCATGGGTTGattgccaaggccgagaaattgaagaaggaaaacggAGGCAAGCCTGTTCTCATTGAAGCGGATGCGGAAGCGAAGAAGGGGTGGATGGATCTGTGCCGCCAGATTGCAAATGGTAGCATATTCAGAAACGTCAAGTCCTACATCTTTGGCAACAATGGCCCAAGAGGAGACGACAATCCTGGTATTTTCTGGCTTGCGGGTTACGCCAACTACCGAAAAGCTGTGGAAGACGCGACAGCAAAGGACTATGCTGGATTCAAGTTCTCATCTTGA